A stretch of the Arachis stenosperma cultivar V10309 chromosome 6, arast.V10309.gnm1.PFL2, whole genome shotgun sequence genome encodes the following:
- the LOC130933082 gene encoding deSI-like protein At4g17486 translates to MKLKSKKGWKSIVPLHLKGKSATRFSLFRKVNSASCGPAKTPVYLNVYDLTPMNGYMYWAGLGIYHSGVEVHGVEYAFGAHDYPSSGVFEVEPRQCPGFKFRKSIFIGTTSLDPVQVREFMERQAASYNGDTYHLILKNCNHFCKDMCYKLTGKSIPKWVNRLAKLGSICNCVLPQALRTSSVRHDPSYQPLPHDSEKRRLRGSFNCLSSISMRQKHLSTSSLFLQSPIRGCLSSSWPSWELRKSINRSLKER, encoded by the exons ATGAAATTGAAGTCTAAGAAAGGATGGAAATCTATTGTGCCTCTTCATTTGAAAGGGAAATCGGCAACGCGCTTTTCTCTTTTTCGCAAGGTCAATTCGGCTAGCTGTGGACCGGCGAAAACGCCGGTCTATCTCAATGTTTATGACTTGACACCCATGAATGGTTACATGTATTGGGCTGGTCTTGGTATCTACCACTCTGGTGTCGAAG TTCATGGAGTGGAATATGCATTTGGAGCTCATGACTACCCATCAAGTGGTGTTTTTGAGGTTGAACCAAGGCAGTGCCCCGGCTTCAAGTTTCGGAAGTCAATATTCATAGGAACCACTTCTTTGGATCCTGTTCAAGTTAGGGAGTTCATGGAACGCCAAGCTGCGAGCTACAACGGCGACACATATCATTTAATTCTTAAGAACTGCAACCACTTCTGCAAGGACATGTGCTACAAGCTTACTGGCAAATCAATCCCAAAATGGGTAAATAGACTTGCAAAGTTAG GTTCAATATGCAATTGTGTTCTACCTCAAGCACTAAGAACTTCATCTGTGAGGCATGATCCTAGCTATCAACCCTTACCCCATGATAGTGAAAAGAGAAGGCTTAGAGGCTCCTTCAATTGCTTGTCCTCAATCTCAATGCGCCAAAAGCACTTGTCGACGTCTTCGCTATTTCTACAGTCACCCATTAGAGGGTGCTTGTCATCTTCATGGCCCTCCTGGGAACTCAGGAAGTCCATTAATCGTTCCTTGAAAGAAAGGTAA